One genomic window of Arachis stenosperma cultivar V10309 chromosome 10, arast.V10309.gnm1.PFL2, whole genome shotgun sequence includes the following:
- the LOC130954629 gene encoding metal tolerance protein 9-like, with translation MEGENNNKKKKNGSSSSSEECSNYRMELLSPEATAENVSMARQPSWRINMDQYRLPQRNIIDSRFGLSLLLALRRQKKLAEYYKRQERLLKGYQEVDSFTDLGILPSQMTKEEMKEVERSERAAIYASNIGNMVLFGAKVYASVESMSLAVIASTLDSLLDLLSGFILWFTSYSMSKPNHHKYPIGKNRMQPVGIVVFASVMATLGLQILFESIRQIITKTQPERDPVKEKWMIGIMVAASLVKLLLMTYCQRFKNEIIRAYAQDHFFDVITNSIGLAAAVLAIKFYWWIDPLGAILIAIYTISNWAKTVMENVWSLIGRTAPPEYIAKLTYLCWNHDKEIKHIDTMRAYRYGSNYFVEVDIVVSEDMSLIQAHDIGESLQEKLEKLPEIERAFVHIDLNTTHKLEHNPKVV, from the exons ATGGAAGGagagaataataataagaagaagaagaatggaagtagtagtagtagtgaAGAATGTTCAAACTATAGAATGGAGCTTCTTTCTCCAGAGGCAACTGCTGAGAATGTTTCAATGGCAAGACAACCTTCATGGAGGATCAACATGGATCAATATCGATTACCACAGAGGAACATCATCGACTCTCGTTTTGGTCTTTCTTTACTACTTGCATTAA GGAGACAAAAGAAACTTGCGGAGTACTACAAGAGGCAGGAAAGGCTCCTTAAAGGGTATCAAGAAGTGGATTCATTTACTGACTTGGGAATTTTACCTTCTCAAATGACTAAG gAGGAAATGAAGGAAGTGGAAAGGAGTGAAAGAGCAGCAATATATGCATCAAACATAGGAAACATGGTGCTGTTTGGTGCAAAAGTGTATGCATCTGTTGAGAGTATGTCACTGGCAGTGATTGCATCAACACTGGACTCACTTTTGGATCTCTTGTCTGGCTTCATACTTTGGTTCACTTCTTACTCTATGAGTAAACCAAACCATCACAAGTACCCTATTGGCAAGAACCGCATGCAACCTGTG GGGATTGTTGTATTTGCATCAGTCATGGCCACTCTTGGATTACAAATATTGTTTGAATCAATTAGGCAAATCATCACCAAG ACTCAACCAGAGAGGGATCCTGTAAAAGAAAAATGGATGATAGGGATTATGGTGGCAGCATCTTTGGTAAAACTTTTGCTCATGACTTATTGCCAAAGGTTCAAGAATGAAATAATTAGGGCCTATGCTCAAGACCATTTCTTTGATGTCATCACAAACTCTATTGGCTTAGCTGCAGCTGTTCTTGCCATCAAATTCTACTGGTGGATTGACCCTCTTGGGGCTATCTTG ATAGCTATATATACAATCAGCAACTGGGCAAAAACAGTGATGGAGAATGTATGGTCATTGATTGGAAGAACAGCCCCACCAGAGTACATTGCAAAGCTTACATATCTTTGTTGGAACCATGACAAAGAGATCAAGCACATTGACACAATGAGGGCATACAGATATGGTTCCAATTACTTTGTTGAGGTAGACATAGTTGTATCAGAAGACATGTCACTTATTCAAGCACATGATATTGGAGAATCACTTCAGGAAAAGCTtgagaaattacctgaaattgaGAGGGCATTTGTTCACATTGATTTGAACACCACTCATAAGCTTGAGCATAATCCTAAGGTGGTGTAG
- the LOC130954628 gene encoding pentatricopeptide repeat-containing protein At1g53600, mitochondrial: MLTRNLNKPITKLKPSLSHSNHTHFAKCANGSNFLIYCNNQIAQHGRNGDVEAAEGVFRRIPRKTTVSWTAMLTAYAQNGQIANARKMFDEMPQRNTSSYNAMVSAYIRNGCDVCNAYKIFSLLRERNLVSYSAMIMGFVKAGMIHRAEQLYCDTPVEFRDPACSNLLINGYFKMGQTKEALHIFEGMVERDVVSWSSVIDGLCRDGKVASARRLFDRMPERNVVSWSAMIDGYMERGFFEEGFRLFLDMRREGLVGVNSTTMTILLKGCGGCGRMWEGMQIHALVSHMGFEFDSFLSNSFITMYCSFGLMDAASKIFCTMSKRDVVSWNSMISGYIHGDEVDAAYRLFERMPEKDLISWTAMISGFSKSGRIGEAKAMFGMLPEKDTFVWTAVISGFVTNKVYWEALYWYARMNREGCKPNPLTISSVLAASAAMVALNQGLQIHACVLKTSLEYDLSVQNSLISFYSKCGNVMDAYRIFLDVVEPNVICYNSIINGFAQNGFGEEALDVYKNMQNKGLEPNGVTILAALSACTHAGLIEQGWNLFNAMKSQYGIEPEIDHYACIVDLLGRAGLLDKAINLIGSMPLKPHSGVWGAILAASRTYLRLDLAELAVQHMIELDPENATPYVVLSDLYSAAGRKTEGDLIRKTKNLKGIRKNPGCSWITLKDEVHLFLAGAQRSDNEEINATILTMAKEMLL; this comes from the coding sequence ATGCTAACCAGAAACCTCAACAAACCAATCACCAAATTGAAGCCATCACTCTCACATTCCAATCACACTCACTTTGCAAAATGTGCGAATGGCAGCAACTTCTTGATTTACTGCAACAACCAAATCGCCCAACATGGACGAAACGGCGACGTCGAAGCCGCGGAAGGAGTTTTCCGAAGAATCCCCCGGAAGACCACGGTCTCATGGACAGCCATGCTCACTGCCTATGCCCAAAACGGTCAAATTGCAAATGCCCGCAAGATGTTCGACGAAATGCCCCAAAGAAACACTTCTTCTTATAACGCCATGGTCTCTGCTTATATTCGCAACGGTTGTGATGTTTGCAATGCTTACAAGATTTTTTCCCTTTTGAGGGAACGCAATTTGGTTTCATATTCTGCCATGATCATGGGGTTTGTTAAGGCTGGAATGATACACAGGGCTGAACAGTTGTACTGTGACACCCCGGTTGAGTTCCGGGACCCGGCGTGCTCGAATTTGCTGATCAATGGGTACTTCAAGATGGGCCAAACGAAGGAGGCGTTGCACATTTTTGAAGGCATGGTTGAGAGGGATGTTGTTTCTTGGAGTTCTGTTATTGATGGCTTGTGCCGGGACGGGAAGGTTGCCAGTGCTCGGAGATTGTTCGACAGAATGCCAGAGAGGAATGTGGTTTCTTGGAGCGCCATGATTGATGGGTACATGGAGAGAGGTTTCTTTGAAGAAGGGTTTAGATTGTTCTTGGATATGAGGAGGGAAGGCCTGGTTGGAGTTAATTCCACAACAATGACTATTCTGCTTAAAGGTTGTGGAGGTTGTGGAAGGATGTGGGAGGGAATGCAGATACATGCATTGGTTTCGCATATGGGATTTGAATTTGATAGCTTTTTGAGTAATTCTTTTATTACAATGTATTGTTCATTCGGTTTGATGGATGCAGCGAGCAAAATATTCTGTACCATGAGTAAAAGGGATGTGGTTAGCTGGAACTCTATGATTTCTGGATACATTCATGGAGATGAAGTAGATGCAGCTTACAGGCTTTTTGAGAGGATGCCGGAGAAAGACTTGATTTCTTGGACAGCCATGATCTCTGGATTCTCTAAGAGTGGAAGAATTGGAGAGGCCAAGGCGATGTTTGGTATGTTGCCAGAGAAAGACACTTTTGTTTGGACTGCTGTTATATCTGGGTTTGTGACTAATAAGGTATATTGGGAAGCTTTGTATTGGTATGCTCGGATGAATCGTGAAGGATGTAAGCCGAATCCTCTAACTATTAGCAGTGTTCTAGCAGCTTCGGCTGCCATGGTAGCTTTGAACCAAGGGCTCCAGATTCATGCCTGTGTTCTAAAGACGAGCTTGGAATATGATCTGTCTGTACAAAATTCTCTGATATCATTTTACTCTAAGTGTGGAAATGTTATGGATGCTTACAGGATCTTCTTAGATGTTGTTGAACCAAATGTCATCTGTTATAACTCGATCATCAATGGGTTTGCACAAAATGGTTTTGGGGAAGAAGCTCTCGATGTATATAAGAACATGCAGAATAAAGGCCTTGAACCCAATGGTGTTACGATTCTTGCTGCTCTATCGGCCTGCACTCATGCAGGGCTAATTGAACAGGGATGGAATTTATTTAACGCGATGAAATCTCAATATGGAATTGAGCCAGAAATTGATCATTATGCATGCATAGTTGATCTCCTTGGTCGTGCTGGCTTGCTAGACAAAGCAATCAATTTAATAGGTTCAATGCCATTGAAGCCGCATTCTGGGGTTTGGGGAGCTATTCTTGCTGCGAGCAGGACCTACCTGCGTCTTGACCTTGCCGAGCTTGCTGTTCAGCATATGATCGAACTGGATCCTGAAAATGCGACTCCTTATGTGGTATTATCTGACTTGTATTCTGCTGCTGGGAGAAAGACTGAGGGTGACTTAATAAGAAAGACTAAGAATTTAAAAGGAATTAGAAAAAATCCGGGTTGTAGTTGGATTACCCTGAAAGATGAGGTTCATCTGTTTCTTGCCGGAGCTCAACGTAGCGATAATGAAGAGATAAACGCCACTATATTGACTATGGCCAAGGAGATGCTGTTGTAA
- the LOC130954229 gene encoding vestitone reductase-like: MEEGKGRVCVTGGTGFLGSWIIKRLLQDGYSVNTTIRSDPKRKRDISFLTNLPGASQKLKIFNADLSNPESFTEAIEGCFGVFHTATPIDLLVTEPEKLVTKRTIDGALGILKACLDSKTVRRVVYTSSGAAVSRIGREEGELEAVDESSWSNVEYLRNLKPYGWSYGVAKTLTEKAVLQFGEETGLEVVTLIPPFVVGSFICPKLPDSVERALLLVLGKKDEIGVTRMHMAHVDDVARAHIFLLEHPNPKGRYNCSPFIVSIQQISQLLSAKYPQFQIPTLDEVREIKGVKQPELISKKLTDAGFVFKYSLEEMFEDAIECCKEKGFL, encoded by the exons atggaagagggAAAGGGTAGAGTGTGTGTAACTGGAGGCACAGGTTTTCTTGGTTCATGGATCATCAAAAGGCTCCTTCAAGATGGTTACTCTGTTAACACCACCATCAGATCTGATCCCA AGAGAAAAAGGGACATTAGCTTCCTCACAAATCTGCCTGGTGCATCCCAAAAATTGAAAATCTTCAATGCTGACCTCAGCAATCCAGAGAGTTTCACTGAAGCAATTGAGGGGTGTTTTGGGGTTTTCCACACAGCTACACCAATTGACCTTTTAGTAACTGAACCGGAGAAGTTAGTTACAAAAAGGACAATTGATGGAGCACTGGGAATCCTTAAAGCATGCCTTGATTCAAAAACAGTTAGGAGAGTGGTTTACACGTCGAGCGGCGCCGCCGTGTCGCGGATCGGAAGAGAAGAAGGCGAATTGGAGGCAGTGGATGAAAGTAGTTGGAGCAATGTGGAATATCTTAGAAATTTGAAACCATATGGCTGGTCTTATGGAGTTGCTAAGACATTAACGGAGAAGGCAGTgcttcaatttggtgaggagaCTGGTTTGGAAGTTGTCACTCTAATTCCTCCTTTTGTTGTTGGATCTTTCATTTGTCCTAAGCTTCCTGATTCTGTTGAGAGAGCATTGCTTTTGGTATTAG GGAAGAAGGATGAAATTGGTGTTACACGTATGCATATGGCACATGTTGATGACGTGGCAAGAGCTCATATATTCCTGCTTGAGCATCCTAATCCAAAAGGCAGATATAATTGTTCTCCATTCATTGTATCTATTCAACAAATTTCTCAACTTCTTTCTGCCAAGTATCCACAATTTCAAATACCAACTTTAGA TGAGGTGAGGGAAATTAAAGGAGTGAAGCAACCAGAATTGATCTCAAAGAAGCTCACAGATGCTGGATTTGTGTTCAAGTATAGCTTGGAGGAAATGTTTGAAGATGCAATTGAATGCTGCAAAGAGAAGGGTTTTCTTTGA